From the genome of Amycolatopsis sp. NBC_01488, one region includes:
- the ftsH gene encoding ATP-dependent zinc metalloprotease FtsH produces the protein MNRKSVLRNPLLWIVAGLLALFAYNTIFDSDRGYTQAPISVANSQITSNNVKEANLEDKEQQLKLLLIKPIDVDGQQVTQIISQYPSDATRPIYDSLIATKPGVPPIKFTTKVTQQGVLTQILIFAIPLALVLGLLMWMMNNAQGGGNRVLNFGKSKAKQLNKDMPKTTFGDVAGADEAVEELYEIKDFLQNPARYQALGAKIPKGVLLYGPPGTGKTLLARAVAGEAGVPFYTISGSDFVEMFVGVGASRVRDLFEQAKQNAPCIIFVDEIDAVGRQRGAGLGGGHDEREQTLNQLLVEMDGFDARGGIILIAATNRPDILDPALLRPGRFDRQIPVSAPDLRGRKAILEVHAKGKPIAQGTDLTSLAKRTVGMSGADLANVLNEAALLTARQNGHVITDVALEESVDRVVGGPARKSRIISEKEKKITAYHEGGHALAAWAMPDIEPVYKLTILPRGRTGGHALLVPEDDKDLMTRSEMIGRLVFAMGGRTAEELVFHEPTTGASSDIEQATKIARAMVTEYGMSARLGAVKYGQEQGDPFLGRSAGRQADYSLEVAHEIDEEVRKLIETAHTEAWHVLNTYRDVLDELVIELLEKETLTRKDLERIFATVEKRPHITVFNEFGERTPSDKPPIKTPGELAMERGEPWPPPEKEKPVLKPEPTPVGTAQGAGDLPGGPPYPAPDPNANPYAPPPPGAYPNGGRPYGGANGGPNGTAHWPQNYGGQQAGGHPGGPAGQSGPPNYGAPPGWTPATSPGGQPGQSWRPGGEERPREHGWFADQAGNQQSEGERRDVDGPDKSQ, from the coding sequence ATGAACCGGAAGAGCGTGCTCAGGAACCCACTGCTGTGGATCGTCGCGGGGTTGCTGGCGTTGTTCGCGTACAACACGATCTTCGACAGTGATCGTGGGTACACCCAGGCACCCATCTCGGTGGCGAACTCCCAGATCACCTCGAACAACGTCAAGGAAGCGAACCTCGAGGACAAGGAACAGCAGCTCAAGCTGCTGCTGATCAAGCCCATCGACGTCGACGGCCAGCAGGTCACCCAGATCATTTCGCAGTATCCGTCGGATGCCACCCGGCCGATCTACGATTCGCTGATCGCGACCAAGCCCGGCGTCCCGCCGATCAAGTTCACCACCAAGGTGACCCAGCAGGGCGTGCTGACGCAGATCCTCATCTTCGCCATCCCGCTGGCCCTCGTCCTGGGCCTGCTGATGTGGATGATGAACAACGCGCAGGGCGGCGGCAACCGCGTCCTCAACTTCGGCAAGTCCAAGGCCAAGCAGCTGAACAAGGACATGCCCAAGACGACCTTCGGGGACGTCGCGGGTGCCGACGAGGCCGTCGAAGAGCTGTACGAGATCAAGGACTTCCTGCAGAACCCGGCGCGATATCAGGCGCTCGGCGCGAAGATCCCGAAGGGCGTGCTGCTCTACGGGCCGCCCGGTACCGGCAAGACGCTGCTCGCGCGGGCCGTCGCCGGCGAGGCGGGCGTGCCGTTCTACACGATCTCCGGTTCGGACTTCGTCGAGATGTTCGTCGGTGTCGGCGCGTCGCGTGTCCGTGACCTGTTCGAGCAGGCCAAGCAGAACGCGCCCTGCATCATCTTCGTCGACGAGATCGACGCGGTCGGCCGCCAGCGCGGCGCCGGCCTCGGCGGCGGGCACGACGAGCGCGAGCAGACGCTGAACCAGCTGCTCGTCGAGATGGACGGCTTCGACGCCCGCGGCGGCATCATCCTGATCGCGGCGACCAACCGGCCCGACATCCTCGACCCGGCGCTGCTGCGCCCCGGCCGGTTCGACCGGCAGATCCCGGTGTCCGCGCCCGACCTGCGCGGCCGCAAGGCGATCCTCGAGGTGCACGCCAAGGGCAAGCCGATCGCCCAGGGCACCGACCTGACCAGCCTGGCCAAGCGGACCGTCGGCATGTCCGGCGCCGACCTGGCGAACGTGCTGAACGAGGCCGCGCTGCTCACCGCCCGCCAGAACGGGCACGTGATCACCGACGTGGCGCTGGAGGAGTCGGTCGACCGCGTCGTCGGCGGCCCCGCCCGCAAGAGCCGGATCATCTCCGAGAAGGAGAAGAAGATCACGGCCTACCACGAGGGCGGGCACGCGCTCGCCGCGTGGGCGATGCCGGACATCGAACCGGTCTACAAGCTGACCATCCTGCCGCGCGGCCGCACGGGCGGGCACGCGCTGCTCGTCCCGGAGGACGACAAGGACCTGATGACCCGCTCCGAGATGATCGGGCGGCTGGTCTTCGCGATGGGTGGCCGCACGGCGGAGGAGCTCGTCTTCCACGAGCCCACCACCGGTGCGTCGTCGGACATCGAGCAGGCGACGAAGATCGCCCGCGCGATGGTCACCGAGTACGGCATGAGCGCCCGCCTCGGCGCGGTCAAGTACGGCCAGGAGCAGGGCGACCCGTTCCTCGGCCGGTCGGCCGGGCGGCAGGCGGACTACTCGCTCGAGGTGGCGCACGAGATCGACGAGGAGGTGCGCAAGCTCATCGAGACGGCGCACACCGAGGCGTGGCACGTGCTCAACACCTACCGCGACGTGCTCGACGAGCTGGTCATCGAGCTCCTGGAGAAGGAGACGCTGACCCGCAAGGACCTGGAGCGGATCTTCGCGACGGTCGAGAAGCGCCCGCACATCACCGTGTTCAACGAGTTCGGTGAGCGGACGCCGTCGGACAAGCCGCCGATCAAGACCCCGGGCGAGCTGGCGATGGAGCGCGGCGAGCCGTGGCCGCCGCCGGAGAAGGAGAAGCCGGTCCTGAAGCCGGAGCCGACCCCGGTCGGCACCGCCCAGGGCGCGGGCGACCTGCCGGGCGGCCCGCCGTACCCGGCGCCCGACCCGAACGCCAACCCGTACGCCCCGCCACCGCCGGGCGCCTACCCGAACGGCGGCCGTCCGTACGGCGGCGCGAACGGCGGACCCAACGGCACGGCGCACTGGCCGCAGAACTACGGCGGCCAGCAGGCCGGCGGCCACCCGGGTGGCCCGGCGGGCCAGAGCGGCCCCCCGAACTACGGTGCCCCTCCGGGCTGGACGCCCGCGACCTCGCCGGGCGGCCAGCCGGGCCAGTCGTGGCGGCCCGGTGGTGAAGAACGCCCTCGTGAGCACGGCTGGTTCGCCGACCAAGCCGGCAACCAGCAGAGCGAGGGGGAGCGACGTGACGTGGATGGACCAGACAAGTCCCAGTGA
- the folE gene encoding GTP cyclohydrolase I FolE, which produces MDQTSPSDADRPVFDQDRAEKAIRELLLACGEDPERDGLKETPARVARAYHEMFAGLYTEPDSVLDRTFDESHEELVLVTDIPMFSQCEHHLVPFHGVAHVGYIPNAAGKVTGLSKLARLVDLYAKRPQVQERLTSQVADAIVRKLEPRGVIVVIEAEHLCMAMRGIRKPGARTTTSAVRGQLKNSPSSRAEALDLIRARR; this is translated from the coding sequence ATGGACCAGACAAGTCCCAGTGACGCCGACCGCCCGGTCTTCGACCAGGACCGGGCGGAGAAGGCGATCCGCGAGCTCCTCTTGGCATGCGGCGAAGACCCGGAGCGGGACGGTCTCAAGGAGACCCCCGCCCGGGTCGCCCGCGCGTACCACGAGATGTTCGCGGGGCTGTACACCGAGCCGGACTCGGTCCTGGACCGCACTTTTGACGAGTCCCACGAAGAACTCGTGCTGGTCACGGACATCCCGATGTTCAGCCAGTGTGAACACCACTTGGTGCCCTTCCACGGCGTCGCGCACGTCGGGTACATCCCGAACGCCGCCGGGAAGGTCACCGGGTTGTCCAAACTGGCCCGGCTCGTCGACCTCTACGCCAAGCGGCCCCAGGTCCAGGAACGCCTGACCTCCCAGGTGGCCGATGCCATCGTCCGGAAGCTCGAGCCGCGCGGCGTGATCGTCGTCATCGAGGCCGAGCACCTCTGCATGGCCATGCGCGGCATCCGGAAGCCGGGTGCCCGCACGACCACCTCCGCCGTGCGGGGGCAGCTGAAGAACTCGCCGTCGTCGCGGGCGGAGGCGCTCGATCTGATCAGGGCACGCCGGTGA
- the folP gene encoding dihydropteroate synthase — MGVLNVTPDSFSDGGRYLGLDQALEHAREMWARGADLIDVGGESTRPGAARVAADTEMQRILPVIRTLAGEGIQLSVDTTRAAVAAAALEAGAKVINDVSGGLADPDMARVAADSGVPWVLMHWRGHSKDMQALAKYEDVVADVRAELLSRVDEALAAGVAESAIVLDPGLGFAKNAEHDWALLRGLDSLLSLGFPVLVGASRKRFLGRLLSEKDGTPRPPDGREDATAAISALAAAAGAWGVRVHEVGASLDAVAVAAAWWKGSPDA, encoded by the coding sequence ATGGGCGTGCTGAACGTGACGCCCGATTCCTTTTCGGACGGTGGCCGGTACCTCGGGCTCGACCAGGCGCTGGAGCACGCCCGCGAGATGTGGGCGCGCGGGGCCGACCTGATCGACGTCGGTGGCGAGTCGACCCGTCCCGGTGCGGCGCGGGTGGCCGCCGACACCGAAATGCAGCGCATCCTGCCGGTCATCCGCACCCTCGCCGGCGAAGGCATTCAGCTTTCGGTCGACACCACCCGCGCGGCCGTCGCCGCGGCCGCGCTGGAAGCCGGGGCGAAGGTGATCAACGACGTCTCGGGTGGGCTGGCCGATCCGGACATGGCGCGGGTCGCCGCGGACAGTGGGGTGCCGTGGGTGCTGATGCACTGGCGCGGGCACAGCAAGGACATGCAGGCACTGGCGAAGTACGAAGACGTCGTCGCCGACGTCCGGGCCGAGCTGCTGTCCAGAGTGGACGAAGCGCTCGCGGCGGGCGTCGCCGAGAGTGCCATCGTGCTGGATCCTGGCCTGGGTTTCGCGAAGAACGCCGAGCACGACTGGGCGTTGCTGCGTGGGCTGGATTCGTTGCTGTCCCTGGGTTTCCCGGTGCTCGTCGGCGCTTCGCGCAAGCGGTTCCTCGGCCGCCTGCTGTCCGAAAAGGACGGTACGCCGCGCCCGCCGGACGGCCGTGAGGACGCCACCGCCGCCATCTCCGCGCTCGCCGCGGCCGCGGGGGCGTGGGGCGTGCGGGTGCACGAGGTCGGGGCGTCGCTGGACGCGGTCGCCGTGGCCGCCGCCTGGTGGAAGGGTTCGCCGGATGCCTGA
- the folB gene encoding dihydroneopterin aldolase — protein sequence MPDRITLTGLRVFGRHGVFEHEKRDGQEFVVDVTVWLDLGPAAASDDLTKTLHYGELAELAAGIVAGEPYDLIESVAGKIAGEVMRDERLSAVEVTVHKPSAPIPLTFDDVAVTVRRKR from the coding sequence ATGCCTGACCGGATCACGCTGACCGGCCTGCGGGTGTTCGGCCGCCACGGCGTGTTCGAGCACGAGAAGCGGGACGGGCAGGAGTTCGTCGTCGACGTCACGGTGTGGCTGGACCTCGGGCCGGCCGCCGCGTCGGACGACCTGACCAAGACGCTGCACTACGGCGAGCTGGCCGAACTGGCGGCGGGGATCGTCGCGGGCGAGCCGTACGACCTCATCGAGAGCGTCGCGGGCAAGATCGCCGGCGAAGTCATGCGTGACGAGCGGTTGAGCGCGGTCGAGGTGACGGTGCACAAGCCGTCGGCGCCGATCCCGCTGACCTTCGACGACGTCGCGGTGACGGTGCGGCGGAAGCGATGA
- the folK gene encoding 2-amino-4-hydroxy-6-hydroxymethyldihydropteridine diphosphokinase: MSRALLSLGSNLGDRLEFLKLALDAVRPALVAVSSVYETKAWGVEDQPDFLNAVCVVDDPARDHWAWLRTGQASERAAGRVRELRWGPRTLDVDVVTVDGVTSNDPELLLPHPGTPDRASVLVPWAEIEPAAVLPGHGPIAELLAARPAAEVATVRRTDFVLR, encoded by the coding sequence ATGAGCCGCGCGCTGCTGTCGCTGGGCTCGAACCTCGGCGACCGGCTCGAGTTCTTGAAGCTGGCCCTGGACGCCGTGCGGCCCGCGTTGGTCGCGGTGTCGAGCGTCTACGAGACCAAGGCGTGGGGCGTCGAGGACCAGCCGGACTTCCTGAACGCGGTCTGCGTCGTCGACGACCCGGCGCGCGACCACTGGGCGTGGCTGCGCACCGGCCAGGCGTCCGAGCGGGCGGCGGGCCGCGTCCGCGAGCTGCGCTGGGGCCCGCGGACGCTGGACGTGGACGTCGTCACCGTCGACGGCGTCACGTCCAACGACCCGGAGTTGCTGCTGCCCCACCCCGGAACCCCGGACCGCGCGAGCGTGCTGGTGCCCTGGGCCGAGATCGAGCCGGCAGCGGTCCTGCCGGGCCACGGCCCGATCGCGGAGCTGCTGGCAGCGCGCCCGGCGGCCGAAGTCGCGACGGTCCGCCGGACGGATTTCGTCTTGCGCTGA